Within the Terriglobia bacterium genome, the region GAGCAGGTAGGCCTGCTGCAGCATGCGGTGCGAAGGGCGGCGCCAACCGTGAAACTCCTCCGGCATGCGCACGAGCAGGGTCTCCTTCTTGAGCAGCTTGAGGGCCCGATAAAACTCCTCGCTTTGACCGATGGGAGTACGCAGGTCCGCCTCTCCCGTCATCACCATGGTCGGGGTCTTCACGTTTGCCACGTAGTTCAGGGGCGAGCGCACGGCGTACTCCACCGGATCTTCCCACGGGTATTTTTTGAACTGATCGTACCAGCTGGCACCGTCCGTGATGCCGACAAACGAATGCCAATCGATCACCGGGCGCATCGACACCGCAGCCGCAAAGCGGTCGGTGTGGCCCACGATCCACGCCGTCAGTAATCCTCCGCCGCTGCCGCCGCAGACGAACATGTTCCTGGCGTCGATCCAGCCTTTGCTCAGTGCGGCATCCACGCCGGTCATCAAGTCGTCGTAATCTTTCCCGGGGTAGCTGTACTGGATGCCGTTGACGAAATCCTGCCCGTATCCGGTACTTCCCCTCGGGTTGGCCCAGAGCACGCCGTAGCCTTCGGCGGCGAAGTTCTGAAAGGACCAGTTGAATGCGATGTTGTACATGGACCACGGGCCGCCGTGAATCCAGAGCACGAGGGGATACTTTTTGCCAGGCTGAAAATCCACGGGCTTCATGAGCCAGCCCTGGATTTTCAGGTTGTCGGTCGAGTTCCACCCAAGCTCCTCGACCTCTCCCATTTTCATTCCCGCAAGGACATCGGAATTGACATCCACGAGCGTCTTCAGCTCGGACGGATTCGCAGCGTTGAAGGTGACCAGGACCTCCGGCTTCTGGGGCGTAGACAGGGTGGCCGCAAATTGCCCGTTGCGCGCCAGGGAAAAGCCGCTCAGCATGTGAGCGCCATCGGTGATCTTCCTGGGATTCCCGTTCAGTGGAACGAAATAAATGTTGCTCGCTCCTCTTTCTTCCATCGTGTAGTAGACTCCTGAACCGTCCGCAGCCCAAGTCGGGTCCGCCGGCGAGCTGGGAAATCCTCCGGCCCAGAGCCTCTTGCTCCCTCCATTGTTGGCCATGAGATACAGGCTGGAGAGGGTGCTGGTATAGTTCTTATCATCATAGCCGGTGTAGGCGATCCATTTGCCGTCTGGCGACAAGCGGCCCCCCCGATCCGGGCCTTTGCGGTCTGTGAGAGCCTTGATATCAAGCGTGGCAAGATCAATTGCATAAATCTCGCTGTCTCCGCGCAGATATTCGGCGTCAGGTTTGCGGATGCCGGAGACATATATCGTCTTGCCGTCTGCAGACCACTCGGGGTCGGCGTAGTTATAATTGCCGGCGGTAATCTGCCGCGGCGTGCCGCCCAGGACGGCATCAAGCACGAACACGTGAGTATATGCCTTCGGCACCGGACCGACGCCGTCCCGCCGCCAGTTGAGCCGGTCGATGATGACGGCGGGCCTGGCCCACTTGGCGTTCTCCGGACGCGGCGGCAGCTTTACGGGGAGGATCGGATCTTTGTCTTCGATGCTCGAGGTGAAGGCAATCTGTTTTCCGTCCTGCGACCACTTCAGGTTTCCGGCCCCCTGGGTCAAATGCGTGAGCTGCGCCACTTCGCCGGTGTCCACCCACATGACATGAATCTGTGATGTCCCATCCCGATCCGACAGAAAGGCGATGCGTTTTCCGTCCGGCGCCCATGCAGGCGCACTGTCTCTCCAATTGCCGTGGGTCACTTCGCGAATTTTCGCGGCGGCGAGGTCCGTGATCCACAGGTTGGACTGGCTTTGATCGTTCACTGGATCGATGAATCCCCGGGAGAAGATGATCTGCTTGCCGTCCGGCGAAACTTCGGGAGAACCGACGCTCTCCATGTCAAGAAAGGTTTCCATGGTAAGCCTGGCCTCTTTCCCTCTGCCAAGCGAAATCAGGCCAAGGATCGTTAACGATGCCATCAAGATCGATGCAGGCTTCAATGTCTTCATAATCTCCTCCGATTGCAGAGCGATATTAACCGCCGGGACGCCAGGAGAACTGGTGGAGAACGCCGGCGTTCCGGCGTCAGGTCACCGCGCCATTTGAAATCAGAAAGAGCCCCGTCCGCGCCAAGAGATTGGGGAATATCTTTACCTTGCGAGTCTCGGCAATCCAGGCCGTCTTGTCAATCCGTATCCTCTTTGCGCGGCAATACACGATGAAATCCGAGATGCTCAAGAAATGCAGGTTGGGAGTGTCGTGCCACTCGTAGGGGAGTGAAGGCGTAACCGGAGTCTTGCCCAGAAAGAAAATCTGACAGCGGGCGCGGTAATGGGCGAAGTTCGGAAAACCGACAATCACCTGACTCCCGACCCGCAGCGCCTCCCGCATGACGGTGTCGAGTTTTCTAACCTGCTGCAGGCTTTGGTTGAGGATGACATAATCGAACGTCCTGGCGCCATAGCCCGTCAAGCCGTTGTCGATATCCTCGTGAAATACGCTGAGCCCCCGGGCAACACACCGATAGATGGCCTGTTCATTGATCTCGATCCCCTGCGCCCTGGCTCGCCTGGTGCGCACGAGCAGATCCAGCAGCTCTCCATCACCGCACCCCAGGTCCAGAACGGATGAATCCGGATGGATCCACTCGAGGATGATCCTATAATCCATACGAAGTGCATCGGACATCAATCGGCCTGACCTCACTTCCTCTCACGGTCGCGAGTCACCTTCTGGAGAAAGTGCCGGATCAGATGCGATTCCTCCTCGACTTCCAGCAGAAAAGCATCGTGACCGTAACTGGAGTCGATCTCGCAATAGGTCGTGTCCACGCCAGCGAGCTTGCAGGCGCGCGCGATCTCACGCGACTGCGCGGCCGGATACAGCCAGTCCGATTTGAAGGCCACCAGCAGGACTTTGGTACTCAGGCCGGCAAACACACGATACAGCTCCCTGCCCCTGCAGAGATCATAAGAATCCATGGCATTGGTGATGTAGAGGTAGGAGTTGGCGTCAAAACGCCGCACAAAGTGATTGCCCTTGTAGTGAAGGTACTCTTCCACCTCGAAGCCGGTGCTGAATTTGTGCGCCCGCTGATTGTCCCCGATGCGCCGGCCGAACTTTTCGGCCATCGAGACCTCGCTCATGTAGGTGATGTGGCCGATCATACGAGCCACGGCGAGCCCCTTCGCGGGGGGATGCCCGTCATAGCGGCCCTCTTTCCACAACGGATCCGCCATGATCGCCTGCCGGCCCACTTCGTTGAAAGCGATCTGTTGCGGGGAATGCTTCGCCGCCGTCGCAATGACAATCGCACCGCTCAGCCGGTCGGGATGGGCCGTCATCCACTCCAGGGCCTGCATGCCGCCCATCGAGCCCCCTGCGACTGCGTGCAGACGGTCGATTCCTAGAGATTCGACCAGCCGGAGCTGCACGTTGACCATGTCCGAGATGGTAATAAGCGGAAAGTCGAGGTCATATCGCTTGCCGGTCGCAGGGTTGATGCAGGCTGGCCCGGTCGTTCCCTTGCAGCCGCCGAGCACGTTAGAGCAGACGACGAAATACCGGTCCGTGTCGAATGCCTTTCCCGGACCGATCATCTCATCCCACCAGCCGGGCCGGGCATCGCTCTCGTGATGCCCCGCCGCATGAGCGTCCCCTGTGAGAGCGTGAAGAATCAGAATGGCGTTCGACCTCTGATCGTTCAAAGCGCCGTAGGTCTCATAGGCGACCGTGATCGGTCCCAGCTCTTGCCCGCTCGTGAGGGTAAACCGATCCGGGGGATGCGCGAATTCGTAGAATTGCGTTTTTACATAGCCGCTTGGCATGGCCTCACCTCTAAAGAATCTCGACGCAGAAACCGCGGAAAAAGAGCCTGATGTGGA harbors:
- the metW gene encoding methionine biosynthesis protein MetW, producing MSDALRMDYRIILEWIHPDSSVLDLGCGDGELLDLLVRTRRARAQGIEINEQAIYRCVARGLSVFHEDIDNGLTGYGARTFDYVILNQSLQQVRKLDTVMREALRVGSQVIVGFPNFAHYRARCQIFFLGKTPVTPSLPYEWHDTPNLHFLSISDFIVYCRAKRIRIDKTAWIAETRKVKIFPNLLARTGLFLISNGAVT
- a CDS encoding S9 family peptidase, with protein sequence MKTLKPASILMASLTILGLISLGRGKEARLTMETFLDMESVGSPEVSPDGKQIIFSRGFIDPVNDQSQSNLWITDLAAAKIREVTHGNWRDSAPAWAPDGKRIAFLSDRDGTSQIHVMWVDTGEVAQLTHLTQGAGNLKWSQDGKQIAFTSSIEDKDPILPVKLPPRPENAKWARPAVIIDRLNWRRDGVGPVPKAYTHVFVLDAVLGGTPRQITAGNYNYADPEWSADGKTIYVSGIRKPDAEYLRGDSEIYAIDLATLDIKALTDRKGPDRGGRLSPDGKWIAYTGYDDKNYTSTLSSLYLMANNGGSKRLWAGGFPSSPADPTWAADGSGVYYTMEERGASNIYFVPLNGNPRKITDGAHMLSGFSLARNGQFAATLSTPQKPEVLVTFNAANPSELKTLVDVNSDVLAGMKMGEVEELGWNSTDNLKIQGWLMKPVDFQPGKKYPLVLWIHGGPWSMYNIAFNWSFQNFAAEGYGVLWANPRGSTGYGQDFVNGIQYSYPGKDYDDLMTGVDAALSKGWIDARNMFVCGGSGGGLLTAWIVGHTDRFAAAVSMRPVIDWHSFVGITDGASWYDQFKKYPWEDPVEYAVRSPLNYVANVKTPTMVMTGEADLRTPIGQSEEFYRALKLLKKETLLVRMPEEFHGWRRPSHRMLQQAYLLAWFQKYKR
- a CDS encoding homoserine O-acetyltransferase, with product MPSGYVKTQFYEFAHPPDRFTLTSGQELGPITVAYETYGALNDQRSNAILILHALTGDAHAAGHHESDARPGWWDEMIGPGKAFDTDRYFVVCSNVLGGCKGTTGPACINPATGKRYDLDFPLITISDMVNVQLRLVESLGIDRLHAVAGGSMGGMQALEWMTAHPDRLSGAIVIATAAKHSPQQIAFNEVGRQAIMADPLWKEGRYDGHPPAKGLAVARMIGHITYMSEVSMAEKFGRRIGDNQRAHKFSTGFEVEEYLHYKGNHFVRRFDANSYLYITNAMDSYDLCRGRELYRVFAGLSTKVLLVAFKSDWLYPAAQSREIARACKLAGVDTTYCEIDSSYGHDAFLLEVEEESHLIRHFLQKVTRDRERK